A single genomic interval of Pseudomonadota bacterium harbors:
- a CDS encoding ABC transporter ATP-binding protein, with protein sequence MILLENLTKKYGEFIAVNDLSLSIPKGEIFGFLGPNGAGKTTTIKMMGGIMEPTSGQIEIGGISMKDEPEKAKRIIGFIPDRPYLYEKLTGKEFLRFIGNLYGVSDNHFSEKADNLLDMFSLTKWADELIESYSHGMKQRLIMAAALLHDPEVIIIDEPMVGLDPVAARMVKDLLKHLATKGLTIFMSTHTLQVAEDVCHRIGIIKNGVVIAIGTADDLKKKSLLIDPDLEDAFIKLTS encoded by the coding sequence ATGATACTTCTTGAAAATCTTACGAAAAAATATGGCGAATTTATTGCTGTAAATGATCTTAGCCTTTCAATTCCCAAAGGCGAAATTTTCGGTTTTCTGGGACCTAATGGTGCCGGGAAAACAACAACCATAAAAATGATGGGCGGAATAATGGAGCCTACTTCGGGTCAGATTGAAATAGGCGGAATCAGCATGAAAGATGAACCTGAAAAAGCAAAAAGAATTATCGGGTTTATTCCGGACAGACCATACCTTTACGAAAAACTTACTGGAAAAGAATTTTTAAGATTTATCGGAAACCTTTACGGTGTAAGTGATAATCATTTTTCCGAAAAAGCTGATAATCTTCTTGATATGTTTTCTCTTACCAAATGGGCGGATGAACTTATCGAGTCTTACTCGCACGGCATGAAACAAAGACTTATTATGGCGGCAGCACTTTTGCATGATCCTGAAGTAATAATAATCGATGAACCTATGGTAGGGCTTGACCCGGTTGCCGCAAGAATGGTCAAAGATTTGCTGAAACATCTTGCAACAAAAGGACTAACTATTTTTATGTCAACCCATACCCTGCAAGTCGCAGAAGATGTGTGCCACCGTATCGGGATCATTAAAAACGGAGTTGTAATTGCAATAGGTACTGCTGATGATTTGAAGAAAAAGTCTCTGCTTATTGATCCTGACTTAGAAGATGCGTTTATAAAGCTTACATCCTAA